tgacaaggcgttaatttggaatgatgtcttggtacatttcacgctccaaacagatgattatgatgatataatagatggtgatgaattgaaggagcgagttagggattgggcaatgaagaagatggccacccagtttcagacttggaagaaacacctatacacgacgtatgtcaagaagaacatagcaccagattttactgtcccaggcccgatctcaaagcagaggccctattgggatgagtttgtacagtacaagacttcagaagagggtgtgagtcgggtgataaagaaccaacgtaatgcccaacagaagacataccaccataccttgggatcaggtggctacccgactgccattaagaagtggaacaaaatggaagcagaccttcttgccaagggtatcagaccagaatcactcgagtggggagaacgtgcaaagaattggtttttcgctcatgggggaacactagaccaggagacagggaagtgcgtttatggcgcaagactgcaagaagcagcagaaagattgttttatgctcagagagctgctgctagtggtgagttcaggcccaacagagagaaggatgagctgacatacgccatcgggactattgaacatggtggccgaactagaggcaaaggaagtgtctcgtgggagcatggattccctcaggacagaccttcctacagaagtcgccagagaaagaaggaagaagaggcacaccggctccagaggttggaggaagcggtgcgtgaagcacaggagcgggaaaaaaaccttgaagcgagaatgcaggaggaaatcaaaaggcaagtgcaaatagcagtgagtgcaagcaagcaggcatcagagccaggaatcaacattagccaatctgttcagttgaaaagcagctgcgcttccacggagataccaaatcaaggggacacaggactgcgcttccctgtggatgacgtcactgaaccttgtacaacgtgtgagctacacattccgaaggagaattccacaatcaaggtggctatcggtcttgttaatcctatcgaccgaaccaagacaccaaggattcatgggaatataatccaagaaggatatgccaccatctcggtagataaagctgaaaaaggttttagtgatttgcctcttgacattcctggaggtgatggcgagaagactctaggagaagcggagaagacattcattctatggcgcaagcgctacatcatcattccagggatgtcggctccacctccttctgaactacctcaccataggtacgtgcggatgaaaacactacatcattaatttgtattggcttaaataattaacaatctgctcataataatatgtcattcctttttttgtagcagatcctcccccaacctaaatccaattgttcaatcgccagatcatcatagtgctctgtacgatgacattgtgttggaagacgaggctgcatccacaccctctccaaggaggtctccaacgccacagccgccacctccaaggaggtctccaacgccgctgccaacacctccaaggaggtctccaacgcctcccccgcccccgcctaccaagaagcctagcaagaggccagcccctcaaacgaagaatcagtccccgcctgcaaagaaagccaccgtgaaaccaagggctattcccaaaataatatctgaagagaaggaagaaggaactgatgcatataaaaaagacatgtctagattctatgacaaacttaaaatgaatcaagaagcaaggagaaacccagagaaaccgtacttcttcgtagctccggatattttaagaaaaaaggtgacttcttaccagcatcaacagcgggaatctcgtaagccgtccaaatcaacgttatcagactatgaccgcactctcaccaagtcaattgcggcggcacagaaaaagaagcgggcagggaaaggagttgcccaactcggacaacaagcgcaccaatcaatccccccgctagttgttggtaatgaatatggttcgaatttaggattaatgcatcaggcaaacatacctccggatgtcgatttggatcaccttggtgaatttcttgatgagactggtctcgacctttaccagatgtttggtgatggaaaaattgagagtgcggcggaggttgatatttggaagaaaaaatttgtactaggccagagtctatacaaccctcaagccttatctgatctggggacgcaaatgtacctgctaaacaagtggtacatgcaggcgtctaccagtggagacttctgcgttggtgtcagaattagagacgaacattggttccgtggcgatgatgttatgtatgttgactttgcagaatttcatcaactatgccaccttacctctctggacaaagttatcattagctgctattgcctgtaagtaataattcttttgatctattattaaactcatcatatgtgtgcatatgcatataaattatcctaacaagtactatatatatgcagatttacaatgacagagctcagaaaggaaggctgcaatgaaattggttttgttgatccccatatagtattcaaagacccaattactccaatgactaattggaagtctgagtcagagagtaacatcatgaacttcttagtgaaccaacgccacaagaaggatatactctttccctataacttcaagtgagtgttaatcatgtcgatcatagccttaatggctcatatgttgattctagttaattaatgagtgttatgcgttatatcctataaacacatgcagcaatcactggatattgatggacatcgatctggtgaaaagtcacttgataatctatgactcgatgagaaaaccacaacaagactaccaagatatgatagatattatccagaggtaatttcgggatctctagcaactatatatacacacaaacatgatgattaactatatctgatgacgtggcaaattttttattgggcagtgtttggaaaacctttattgagaagcaacacatggaaaaatgcaaagcgccactgaatgtaatcccattgaaagtaagtcccctgaatcgcatcatctttattaattaaacatatagctttcaccggatcaccagattggatgacaaatctttttctcgtaaagtggtgtctgaggcaggaacaggggaacaactactgtggttactatgtttgcaagtttatcaaggtgctctcccaaagaactcctacagagagactcaaagtacgttaaaaatacactatatattcatttaattattattattgattgtgttactatgtctttatatatatatatatgtacatatattaatttattttcctttaattcaaacctgtagactcgatggttggaggaaaaggtcatacggcaagaccaaatcaaagcaattcaagagtctatagccggattttttaatgagcaggtcatcgattccaagggcgagttctacttcgacccaacactgccattgaagccaagctagaggatgagaagaaacttgttatgtcacaacaactataatgcaatcttttgtaatatatgcacatgaaataatataatgtaaaatacacatatgcatgcatgcatgtaaatatatatatgatgcatgcatatatatatatatatatatatatatatatatatatatatatttctatgcttgaattgtgtgatttaatacgttcattgtgcttgaaccgaaacatactatatgcgcatataaatgtataattagcagcgtacaatacgacttcgaaaacctattttgaaaagaaaacaaaaaaatgaaaagaaaagaaaaaagaaaaaaacctttagtcccggttcgtattaccaaccgggactaaaggtgccggccatcgtggcatgtcaggaggcacctttagtcccggttggtgttacccaccgggactaaaggtcctcctttagtcccggttcctgacccgggactaaaggaccccccctttagtcccggatgcttgctcccgggtggggaaccgggactagagggggttccccaccgggagtaaagctcggttctctaccagtgcatTCAGGGCCCGTGTATACTACGGTGATGAATAGGCCCAAGACGGCCGGCAAGACCCAGTTGGTGGCGTCCGTATCGTTTCAGCCCAAAAGGTAGGCCCACTACAAGGCAAGTCTTGTTTCGTTCTTCCACTGTTCTTTCTTCCGCTCTGACGAACGATCGGAAGGTCGTCGAATCGGCGGACGTCGAGAGTAGGACCTCCGCCGCCACTCCACTCACACTCGGGAAGTCGGGATCCAGTGCTGTCTGCTGTGCACTGCAGCGCCGCAGCGGCCGGTCGCCGCGCGCAGGCGCACCCGGGTGGTGACTGGTGAGAGTGGAACGCGCACACACGGCACACGGACGGCGGAGCGGTGTCGACGAGACCCGCCCGGGTATAACGTGCGTGTGTCGACATGGTGGTGCCATCGAGTGTCGGTCATGGCACATTGGTGCCCGCActcttctgctgctgctgcaggaaAAGCCTATTCAACTGTACTAATAGGAGGAGCCGCCGGAGGAGAAGGACAAGAGACGATATAGCGTAGCTTTATTATTGGCCGAAACAGTGTCACCGGCCAGGACAAAAGGCGGAAAAGCTAGGCTGCCGGTGACCTGACACCCGCAAGCAGCATGCATGGATCCATCGAGTAGGGTTAGAGTAGTACGTACTCCTCGTCACCGTTCTCATCCTCTCGACGATGGATCCACGGCTAGACCGCATAGCAAGATCATGGCTCTGCCATGGTGCCATTGGAAGGGTCACCAACTGGCAACTAGCCAACTGTTCCTACTACCCTCAGCTTGTAGTCGTAGACCCGGCTACAGCATTGCGTCCACCCTGCACTCTGTTTGTTCGCTACAGAGCGAAGGCTCCAAAACGGGCCGGAATATTCGCGGGCATAATCCTTTCAAGTTCCCAAACACCACAGGGGCCACACATGCATCAGTCCAGGCCACTTAAATGGCGCCCTAGCTACTCACACCACATGGAGCAGTGTTTTTTCTAACCAATGCCAATGGGCTTATTTGAAATTCGGCAAGTTTGTGGGGACATAGACAGAGTGCATGCAGTGGTTACGTAGGAGTACTTTACTTTTGCAGTGGCAAGGAGCCAAGGACGGATAAAAGATTAAGATATGGCACAACTACGCTAATAATAATAAAGCTCCATGCCTCGATTCACGGCGGCGACGTAGCAAAAGCAATGCAGAAAAAGCCAGGATGCAAAGGAGACGACGATCATGCTGCAACAAAATTAAGCTATGGTACGTAGAGTAGAGACCCTACCTTGTCGTATGTGATCCTCACCGAGTCGCCGGTCACCATtttatttcttcttcttctttatgtaCAAATCCTATGTTACATGTTATAGAATTTTTGACCGTCAGAACCCTATAGCTTTGtagtccctccgttccaaattgtaagtagCTGGATTCTAAGTACGTAGCTTTTGCTATCACTAATAGAGAGAGCAGACCTTCGGTTCAGCATATTAGTCCCGGGTGTTTTGTAGACATAGGAAGACCTTCAGTCCTGGTTGGTAACGCTAACCGAAACTAAAGGGTCTACATCAGACCAAGACTAATGTAGACCCTTTAGTCTTGGTTGGCAACACCAACCTGGACTAAATGTACATTATGTTTACCTAGTAGAGTAAAAACGGAGGGAGGGAATACGTGTGGTACATAGCACACAGGCTGTCAGTTATGATTATGAACCGTCCTCCGTGATCTGAGATGTAATCAGCATATGAGCGGTGGTGGATATTTGGAGAATGTATGTTTAGGCCGAGATCGATGCGCATCTTCTTCCCCAGACACCAGAATCCATTGCCAAATTTCCATATAGAAAATGTAGGGTACCTAGCTCTTGCTGACCTAGCAAGCTCTTGTTGAGATTTGAGAGTTGAGACCCTTGCAGGATATGACGCCTGACGGAGCCATCAGCAGCCATGGAGAAGTCATATGCTCCAGGAATTTCTGCACGGGCACGGcaatggaggaagaagaaataaAGCAAAGCCGGAAAGGGTTTGGTGCTGCATACTAGTAGTGCTTTGGTGGGAGGCAATCATGGCCATGGCCGGGGGCCAGCCTGCTCCCTGCTGCGCGCCTTCTGGTTTCGTGACTCGGCCCCAACTCATCATAAAAAGCTCCCGCCCACGCAACGCAAAGCTCGTCGTCGTAGACTTCTCCCTAAAGTTGTCGCGCGCACTCACGCTGCGCCGCTTCCACTAGCAAATATAATCGACGCGACTATCTGCCATGCTATTTGCTAGATTGCTAGTACAAGTTTGCGAGAGTCGTACAATGCACGTTATCTATCTAGTCCTATAGATCATGAAGAAACTTTATATTTCAGGTGTCTGAAATAGAGTATGTTTTCAGGCAACGATCTTCATCGTTGGTTTATGAGCATGTAAGGCTGCGATTAGCTTCATGGAGGAAAAATCAAGGCAGGACTGAATACGGTATATCACCTAAGAACTCAAGCATCTGACCATCAGGTAAAGTACAGGATAAATTAACAAAGAGTATTGCACCAGAACAAACAAAATACTAGCATGCATTACATGCATGGCTTTGGTGTGAGAGAAGAGTACTGttgcagcttataatccacgatcgcgtataagccgaaacgaacagactGTTTGTGTGTACACATACATCTTGTTTGAGACACGCGAATGAAATAAAATTTCACATTCGAAACAAAAGCTCACGTGTAGTTACCTATGCATAcctaccttttttttttgttgataaCAAACATATATACCTACGTCTACGTACGTGTTGGTTCTCTAGGTGAGAACATATACATGCATGGTGTGACTAGGGAGGATTGATGGAGAGGAGAGGACGGTCTTTTCCGACGACAAGCTAGCTAGCGTGACGACGACGTCGACCCTCTGCGAGCTCGAGGCGCCGCTTCCAGGCTAGCCACACCGAGAGCGTCTCCTTTTGGAAAGTAGCGGGCAGCAGGCCGGCCCCACGTGCGTGGATTTTGTTGTTGGACTTTGCATTATCATATTGCCAGGCCTCTCAATTATTCTCTCCCCGCtttctttcccttttcttttctttttctgataAAGAAGGATTTTGTTCACTAGCTAACTCTTGAAGGCCGGGAAAGGAGTATGTAGGGGAGAAGAGAACTCCATTCATCATCAGTGAGAATAGAGAAGGAATCCTTCTGTTGCTTTGTAAAACCCATCCTGCTGAATTATCCTGACGACTATTTGGTGTTCATCAAATCAAAGAAACGCACTGTCGTCGTCAAAGCGCCTTTGCTAAAGCGCTCTAGCCTCTAGCTATAGTTGTGGATAGTTTCAACTGGATTGGCTAGAATTACATAAGCAGGACGCAATGATTGTGTGTGCGCGCCACCAAAACTTGTTTATGTTCTAGCTTATCACACACTGATGGGATTCAATCTTAGCTTGGTTGCATGGCTTCGATTAATTCATGCACTTAAACAAAATCTAATGGCGAATTTTATtcggaaaaaaaactaattgcgaGGTAAAGTTGATGGGCGGCCCTTGTTTTGCTGAAGTATTAGTTAGCACGATGAATAAAAATCGCTGCACAAATTCTACGCAAACGTACGTGCCGCTCGAGCTACACCCTGCTATCTTCATTCGGTTGCATATTTGCGTGCGTAGACTCGTGATTTGTCCACAGTTGCATGGCATTAGCTACGTGAAACCGTCCCCCTTTTTTTTCAGCGAATGTCGTCTCTTCTTTTATTTAGGGGAATACGTCGTCTCTTTTCTGAGGGGCCAAAGCTAGCTAGTTAGTGCCATAATACAATACAATCATATTAAGCATGATAAATAATGCAAATGGGAATCGTACGTGTGCAAGCCTTTGTTGCTCTAACCTGAAGAGACAGCGTACTACACTTGCAGGGTGGTCACACCTCACACCGCACACGCACGTCAGATTGAAtttgttctgttttttttttcagactGGGTGGCCATTGCGGGGTGCGTCATGACTCAAGAGGAAACAGAGAGCCTCGTCAATCGTCATCGCggtggcgacgacgacgacggcgttcaCGATCTCGTCTTGTCATCCTGCACTTGGACGACGCACGAATGCACGATCGATAGTATTGGACGAACAAAGCATGATCGGCGACGCACGTACGCAGCAGGAACGAATTTGCGTCAAAGAGAAGGCAAATCGATGAGATTCAGCTGAATGCAGCCAAAACAAAGCCGTGCGCGTTTATTCAAGATGGAAGCTTTGTCCCGAAACAGACCAAACCAGCTgccggtgatggcggcggcggcggctgggcacCCTCGCGGCTCACGCCACCGAACTCCAAAGCAAAAGAACAAAGACCTCTCGATCGACAAAATTGTCCCCGCGTCGCGACGCGCTGGTTCTCCGGCTTCTCGCCCGCGGCTGGCTACACGGCCTCGGCCCCGGACGGTGGGGTGAAGGCGAGCGGCAGCGGCTTGGCGCTGGCGACGGCGATGAAGGACGGCAGGGCGTCGCCGGCCATGATCACCACGACCTTGGGCTCCCGGTCCAGCGGCACCAGCACCCTCACCGACGCCGCCTTCTCGTCTTCGGCCGACGACGACGCCTTGCGGCGCGTGCAGATGAGCACAAGCAGCGCCACCACGATGAGGCCCATCATCACCGCGAACCCCAGGAAGAGGTACGGCGTCGGCGTCCTCCACAGGCTCgaccgcccgccgccgccaccagccaTTAGCACCGTCGGCGCCACACCTCCAACTCTCTCCGGcctcatttctctctctctctcccaataACTCTCTATATATCTTTTCTCTAGACTAGCTTAGCTTGCTGGTGTGGCTGCGGAATGGGTGCTTAATTGCCTTTGCCTGGCTGCAACTGAAGGTGCACGGAGGCGGGGAGGGGAGCGTATATATAgggcggggaggagaagggcacGGTGGAGAAGAAACCGCGCACTCCTCTGCTTGGTTTGCTGAGTTGCCTGCCTCCCCCACGGCCAACCAGGTGCtgctggttgctgctcagctgctGTGGGATGGTGCGGCGGCTGGGTGCGAGCTTTGTTTTTCTCTCAGTCTCACGCCACATGCAGTCATGCTGGCGGCCAGCTGCCGCATGCACACGGACGGCACCAGGGGCGGATTTGGGCCTAGGGCAACTTGGGCCACGGCCCTAGGCGTGGCCCAAAAAGTCCCTTATAGTATATGTAGTTATCCCGCCTGGTTCTAGATATTGGGCTAATTGTGCACACCCCAAACGGCCTAGAAGTCCAGCACAAAGAGAAGAGAGGCAGAGCGCGCAGATGGGAAATCGCGGGCGCGGCCACGGCGCCCGTCTCCGTTCGGCCgttcctcttcctctcccactCCGCGTTCTGAGCTGCTGCTAACCCTAGCGCCGGCGGCCGTCCTCCACCGAGAACCAAGCGTCGGTCCGCCCTCGGCCCTCGCTCATTGTCTGCCGTCCTCCCGTGGTCCCATCGGACGTTGGTTCTCCACGCGCCAGTTCTTCCGGCCCCGGCGCCACTGCTCTCACTACCGGAAAACGTCCTTTGCCGAGATCCGAgatttttgccgagagcaaaaacgcgagctctcggcaaagaaaaggtTTGCCGAgggcggctctcggcaaacaccgGCCGTCGGCAAGTGATAGGATTGCCGTGGGCCTGCATCTCGGCAAGCAACAGCTCTCGGCGAAGTGGGccgttttgccgagagccgcgctcGGCAAAAATGCCCGTCGGCAAAACGGTCCTTTGCCATAGGCCGCGCTCTCGGCAaaatcaggctctcggcaaaacattaCCGCGGGCCCATAGCCGTGACCTGCCCTGACAgcgtcaccgctttgccgagagcctctcTGTTACTGCTCTCggcaaaactctttgccgagcgccgctctcggcaaatatttgccgagagcccctcccaggctctcggcaaatgtggtttctatatttcatgtgcatgtgtttctcttctcctaactctctccaattaaattattttttctttcatatgctccaaacttttttctctatagacatactacaggttgtactcaatattaaaattttgtgtatttttgtaattatttgctatatataattaattaattgcatttcaaagagtttttttaatcgattaaaatttgaacagcgattgatttaaacacgggaaaaattaagtagaaaatgatattcatgctatttatgcattattaaaggcaaataacatcttgttgacggtttttttcaccttttattttacgaatggaagaccacgaacatatgtcgcccaacgatttaaagattcttaaaaaaggaaacgaagtcggaaaattgtgatatttgcaatgaagtcatggtatcacacttggaggctgtggtaaaaaattgaaaatgtttcgCACAAGTGGTTGCGTATGATTCTTACTTACAATCTGAGACACCTCCgaataagtttcataaagttgagaaggatccattaggattttcaaacaatgtcacggtcgaattagttttggagttccaaactctttgtatagccattagagagcataagttgtaacacggcaaaatttcgtatttttccggagccgtttgctgtttattaatttttttttggatattatttgctgagagcttcaggggattgctctcggcaaaggctctttgccgagagcaactgggcccgctctcggcgcagatttctttttttttttacctggTCTGGATCAATGGTTCGCCGAGAGCTGGCTCTCAGCgaagaggtttgccgagagctgctcttgggaaagatttaattttttttagaaatatcattttttgttcagtttaccgagagctactctcggcaaataataatttttatttttttaatatttttttgtgcagttagctagttaaaaaattcgaacgaaatttgaaaaaaaaataactttaccgagagccggatctgggggctctcggcaaagggggaaggtttgccgagagcctcccagatttggctctcggcaaagtggctTCAGACACTTCACCGTTTCGGCGCCTTATCTCTCTCACTCTTCACGCACGCActcacacagccgccgccgcgaggagcgccgccgtcgtcgcgagGAGCGCTGCCTAGCTCGGTGTGCCGCCGCCGCGAGCCTCGCCGTCGCCCAAGCCCCCTCGCCGCCGCAGCCCCGCAAGCCCGCTCCGGCTCGCCCCAGCCTGCCACGCCCGGTCGCGCGCGCTGCTGCCGCCGCTCCGCccgagcctcgccgccgccgcagctcggCCAGCCCGCCCCATCCCGCCACGTCCGCCCgcgcgcgccggcggcggccgccggcccGCCCCAGCCCCGCCATGCACGGCCGTgcgcgccgcggcggccgcgccCACTGGTCGTGCCCTCCACGGTCGGCCAGCCCGTCCAAGCCCGCCCAGCCCCAGCCACGCCACGCCCC
The nucleotide sequence above comes from Miscanthus floridulus cultivar M001 chromosome 18, ASM1932011v1, whole genome shotgun sequence. Encoded proteins:
- the LOC136519510 gene encoding protein GLUTAMINE DUMPER 6-like, with protein sequence MRPERVGGVAPTVLMAGGGGGRSSLWRTPTPYLFLGFAVMMGLIVVALLVLICTRRKASSSAEDEKAASVRVLVPLDREPKVVVIMAGDALPSFIAVASAKPLPLAFTPPSGAEAV